In Pedobacter sp. W3I1, one DNA window encodes the following:
- a CDS encoding glycoside hydrolase 43 family protein, with product MRALFRILNFWIMIMLISPCVFAQDGAEKVKWGAWDKWGDLGDGTYRNPLLPGDYSDIDCIRVGTDYYAISSTFQFSPGMVILHSKDLVNWTIAGHAVNDLTQISAKLGWEHMDSYGKGIWAGAIRHHLGKFWIYFGTPDDGYFMTSSKSINGPWAPLVKVLAAKGWDDCCPFWDDNGQGYLVGTNFADGYKIHLFKLTPDGKKIITGSDQVIYQSKGSEASKLYKINGLYYHFFSEVKDDGRAVMIRKAKAITRPYGPAKQIGHAQKNFHEPNQGGIIDAPGGKWYFLTHHGSGDWSGRNMSLLPVNWIDGWPILGKVGADTIGNMVWADKKPIQSSGKVLPQSSDEFDQGKIQPQWEWNYQPRAEKISLTERKGWLRLKAFRPLEKDNLLKAGNTLTQRSMRTVKNESVVKLDLSGMSDGQKCGLTHFGSPLYAAFGVSQKDGKKILELKVKKNVFAGPEIKGNMLWLKSTWGLDGLSQYYYSTDGLHFTAFGTPYQLSWGSYRGDRIGLYNYNNENDSGYVDIDYFRYTYH from the coding sequence ATGAGGGCGCTATTTAGAATACTGAATTTTTGGATAATGATCATGCTGATTTCACCATGTGTTTTTGCACAGGATGGTGCTGAAAAAGTAAAGTGGGGAGCCTGGGATAAGTGGGGAGATCTGGGAGATGGGACTTACAGGAATCCCCTGCTGCCCGGCGATTATAGTGATATTGACTGCATCAGGGTTGGAACTGATTATTATGCCATTTCTTCTACTTTTCAATTTTCTCCGGGCATGGTCATACTCCATTCAAAAGACCTGGTAAACTGGACAATAGCCGGGCATGCGGTAAATGACCTCACGCAGATCTCGGCTAAACTCGGATGGGAGCATATGGACAGTTATGGAAAAGGGATCTGGGCAGGGGCCATCAGGCATCATTTAGGGAAATTCTGGATTTATTTCGGAACGCCTGATGATGGGTATTTCATGACCTCCTCTAAAAGTATAAATGGACCCTGGGCACCCCTGGTTAAGGTTTTGGCAGCCAAAGGCTGGGATGACTGTTGCCCGTTTTGGGATGATAACGGACAGGGCTATCTGGTCGGGACAAATTTTGCGGATGGCTATAAGATCCACCTGTTCAAACTTACACCAGATGGAAAAAAGATCATTACCGGATCAGATCAGGTAATCTATCAATCGAAGGGGAGCGAGGCGAGTAAACTTTACAAGATTAATGGCCTGTACTACCACTTTTTTAGTGAAGTAAAGGATGATGGAAGGGCGGTGATGATCAGGAAGGCGAAAGCCATAACAAGGCCGTACGGGCCTGCAAAACAGATCGGGCATGCACAAAAGAATTTTCACGAACCCAATCAAGGTGGGATAATCGATGCACCTGGCGGGAAATGGTACTTTCTTACCCATCATGGCTCAGGCGACTGGTCAGGCCGTAATATGAGCCTTCTGCCGGTTAATTGGATTGATGGCTGGCCTATACTCGGCAAAGTGGGTGCCGATACCATTGGCAATATGGTGTGGGCTGATAAAAAGCCCATTCAGTCTTCCGGTAAAGTTTTGCCACAATCAAGCGATGAATTTGATCAGGGCAAAATCCAGCCACAATGGGAATGGAACTATCAGCCACGGGCAGAAAAAATTTCCCTAACGGAAAGGAAAGGCTGGTTAAGGTTAAAGGCTTTCAGACCGCTCGAAAAAGACAATTTATTGAAGGCTGGGAACACCCTTACACAACGTTCCATGCGGACTGTTAAAAATGAATCAGTTGTTAAACTTGATTTGAGCGGGATGAGCGACGGCCAAAAGTGTGGCCTAACCCATTTTGGATCTCCCTTATACGCCGCATTCGGTGTATCTCAAAAAGATGGTAAAAAGATACTCGAACTGAAGGTAAAAAAGAATGTTTTTGCCGGCCCTGAGATTAAGGGCAATATGCTCTGGCTAAAATCTACCTGGGGCCTCGATGGATTGAGCCAATATTATTATAGTACAGATGGATTGCATTTTACCGCCTTTGGTACGCCATACCAGTTAAGCTGGGGGAGTTATAGAGGCGACCGTATCGGCCTGTATAACTATAATAACGAAAACGACTCGGGATATGTTGACATTGATTATTTTAGGTATACCTATCACTAA
- a CDS encoding TIM-barrel domain-containing protein, with translation MMLKKFYNKAGGLFMLFAFLLTMNGRAQPIQKTVQGLKFATRQMDISIEFYSENTVRVYKTPTGKPYLKTSLSVVSVPKKVSLKYAKKGQNQVVKSSKIQVEVNVETGGVYFYDTSGKELLQDKDGGTLFSPVNDAGTPSFKVRNAFSLDKDEAIYGVGQIMDNKFNRRNSSHLMKNENMSTYSPYFLSVKGYAVFWDNYSISKFEDKPEELSFESLGHCADYYFMFGDHTDGVIAELRGLTGKAPMLPLWAYGFFQSKERYNTQDESLNVVKKYRDLKVPLDVIIQDWRYWPEYNKTDSAWNSQTFDKVRFPDPKKWVDEIHSLNAKLLIVTWPGFGPKTPQRKEFDSKNMIINFDTWPPKSGARPYDVFNPKALNIYWQYLNKGIFSYIGNDGWWLDSTEPDHINAKESDFDLPTHLGSYRSVKNGFSLMHNKGIASHQRASNHDKRVVILTRSGFIGQQRFGSNTWSGDVTSSWEMLQKQVPAALNYTLMGIPNWNSDIGGFFAGRWRDNGGNKNPEFQELYVRWMQFGAFCPMMRSHGTDLPREIWNFGERGSWCFDAQEKFIKLRYKLLPYIYGTSWDVSKNNGTFMRPLMMDFLADQQTHEIGTEYLFGRSILVAPVTKYQVKKWPVYLPKGSGWYNFWTNKYITGGQTVETDAPVDIVPLYVKAGAIIPFGPDVQYATEKKWDNLDIRVYEGADGNFTLYEDENDNYNYEKGAYTTTVFKWDQKSRTLNIADRKGSYAGMLVKRNFNVELISPNSNTKNTRSVAYKGERISVKF, from the coding sequence ATGATGCTTAAGAAATTTTACAACAAGGCCGGTGGGCTGTTTATGCTTTTTGCATTTTTGCTGACCATGAACGGACGGGCGCAACCTATACAAAAGACCGTACAAGGGCTGAAGTTTGCGACCAGGCAAATGGATATCTCAATCGAATTCTATTCAGAAAATACCGTAAGGGTATACAAAACGCCTACTGGCAAACCTTATCTTAAAACGAGTCTTTCAGTGGTATCTGTACCAAAGAAAGTGTCCTTAAAGTATGCAAAAAAAGGGCAGAACCAGGTCGTAAAAAGCAGCAAAATTCAGGTAGAGGTAAATGTAGAGACCGGAGGGGTTTACTTCTATGATACTTCGGGCAAGGAACTTTTGCAGGATAAGGATGGAGGCACGTTGTTTTCTCCCGTAAATGATGCCGGAACCCCGTCTTTCAAGGTCAGGAATGCTTTTTCGCTGGATAAAGATGAGGCCATTTATGGCGTAGGTCAAATCATGGATAATAAATTTAACCGGCGCAACTCCTCACACCTGATGAAAAATGAAAATATGTCAACTTATTCGCCCTATTTTCTTTCTGTAAAAGGCTATGCGGTATTCTGGGACAATTACTCCATTTCTAAGTTTGAGGATAAACCAGAGGAATTGTCTTTTGAAAGCCTGGGTCACTGTGCTGATTATTATTTCATGTTTGGTGACCATACGGATGGGGTAATCGCTGAGCTGCGCGGACTAACTGGTAAAGCTCCAATGCTTCCGCTATGGGCCTATGGATTCTTTCAGAGTAAGGAACGTTACAATACACAGGATGAAAGTTTAAATGTAGTTAAAAAGTACCGCGACCTGAAAGTTCCACTGGATGTAATCATTCAGGATTGGCGCTACTGGCCGGAATATAATAAAACGGATAGCGCCTGGAATTCGCAAACATTTGATAAAGTGCGTTTTCCCGATCCAAAAAAATGGGTTGATGAGATTCATAGCTTGAATGCGAAGCTATTGATTGTAACCTGGCCGGGCTTCGGTCCAAAAACACCTCAGCGCAAAGAATTCGACAGTAAGAATATGATCATTAATTTTGATACCTGGCCCCCAAAAAGTGGTGCAAGGCCTTATGATGTATTCAATCCAAAAGCACTTAATATCTACTGGCAATACCTCAACAAGGGAATATTCAGCTATATTGGTAACGATGGTTGGTGGCTTGATTCAACAGAACCTGATCACATTAATGCCAAAGAATCCGATTTTGATCTGCCTACACATTTAGGCAGCTACAGAAGTGTAAAAAACGGGTTCAGTCTGATGCACAATAAAGGGATTGCAAGTCATCAGCGTGCTTCAAATCACGACAAACGTGTGGTGATCCTGACCAGATCAGGTTTCATCGGCCAGCAGCGTTTTGGATCCAACACCTGGAGCGGCGATGTTACATCAAGTTGGGAGATGCTTCAAAAACAGGTGCCGGCAGCTTTAAACTATACCTTGATGGGAATACCTAACTGGAATAGCGATATTGGTGGTTTTTTTGCAGGGCGCTGGCGGGATAATGGTGGTAATAAAAATCCTGAATTTCAGGAATTATATGTTCGCTGGATGCAATTCGGGGCTTTTTGTCCAATGATGCGTTCTCATGGAACTGATTTACCACGGGAGATCTGGAATTTCGGTGAACGTGGTTCATGGTGTTTTGATGCCCAGGAGAAATTCATAAAACTCCGCTACAAGCTGTTGCCTTATATATATGGCACATCATGGGATGTAAGCAAAAATAACGGAACCTTTATGCGCCCGTTGATGATGGATTTTCTTGCTGACCAGCAAACCCATGAGATTGGTACGGAATATCTATTTGGCCGTTCGATCCTGGTAGCGCCGGTAACAAAATACCAGGTAAAGAAATGGCCTGTTTATTTGCCTAAAGGAAGTGGCTGGTATAACTTTTGGACGAATAAGTATATCACCGGAGGTCAGACGGTCGAAACAGATGCTCCGGTTGACATCGTTCCGCTATATGTAAAGGCTGGCGCTATCATCCCATTTGGTCCTGATGTACAGTACGCTACCGAGAAAAAATGGGATAATCTCGATATTCGGGTGTATGAAGGCGCAGATGGAAATTTTACCCTTTATGAGGACGAAAATGATAATTATAATTATGAAAAAGGGGCTTACACGACCACGGTGTTTAAATGGGATCAAAAATCGAGAACTTTGAATATCGCCGATCGAAAGGGAAGTTATGCAGGAATGCTGGTGAAGCGAAACTTCAATGTTGAGCTTATCAGCCCAAACTCAAATACAAAAAATACCAGATCGGTCGCATATAAAGGAGAAAGGATTTCTGTGAAATTTTAG
- a CDS encoding helix-turn-helix domain-containing protein produces the protein MADSFFFDLQKQTWRKILETKYSLNTLVVDAKGKASISCAKGIWIIDCFSSERRYWPLLNKTDGSKLNTEISTLLYDKQGGFWLGTLNQGILYDHPERYIFKHIGASYFSGALSGDITVQTFSEDLSGNIYLKCKSGFYRYKPSLINGHTLEKIDVFSIPSAARRKLQSPQMLVDYNINHTAELIDSRGWKWTGTGDGLRLLKPSGKLHMFYTKDGLSNNFIQAILQDSHHNIWITTSYGINKLQIDSLSGNVHFTSFDSNAGTLDGEYTNQAVYESLSGDLYFGGINGFSVLKPGRLLQRKLPFKPVFTNLFLKGEKVELGKNYGDRVILINSAPYVKKIHLNYDQNFLTFQFSALNYQNPSQTFYRYQLAGIDKSWRETFSRKDDGVNGHGVLEISYTNLPHGSYKLRVMASNNNEEWNGPVAELDLTINAPWWRTLPAIICFVILASVLILAAIFAYISHTRKSLERTHREELLLLRIRNLIDQQNVLLAEKENLPATVEERIDALETRAGLNQAESEFLERAMKLVELNIEVTDYSVEQLSRDLNMDRTGLYRKLITLLDKSPSLFIRNVRLEKAAQLILEGKLNISEITEKVGFSSSSYLGKCFFEQYGCRPSEYARKMKNQHH, from the coding sequence ATGGCGGATTCTTTTTTCTTTGATCTCCAAAAACAAACCTGGAGAAAAATCCTGGAGACAAAATATAGCTTAAATACCCTGGTTGTGGATGCAAAGGGCAAAGCATCTATCAGCTGCGCCAAAGGAATTTGGATAATTGATTGCTTTAGTAGTGAAAGACGGTATTGGCCGCTGCTAAACAAAACCGATGGGAGTAAACTTAATACCGAGATCAGCACACTGCTTTATGATAAACAAGGTGGATTTTGGCTGGGAACCCTAAATCAGGGAATACTTTATGATCATCCGGAAAGATATATTTTTAAGCATATCGGCGCATCGTATTTTTCAGGTGCCTTATCAGGCGATATCACGGTGCAAACATTTTCTGAAGATCTATCGGGGAACATTTACCTAAAATGTAAATCCGGATTTTATCGTTACAAGCCCTCTTTAATTAACGGTCATACCCTTGAGAAAATTGATGTTTTTTCAATCCCCTCAGCTGCACGCCGTAAATTGCAATCCCCCCAAATGTTGGTGGATTACAACATCAATCACACTGCAGAACTTATTGATTCCAGGGGCTGGAAATGGACAGGAACGGGAGACGGACTGAGATTGCTTAAACCTTCCGGGAAATTGCATATGTTTTATACCAAGGATGGGTTGTCAAACAATTTTATCCAGGCGATATTACAAGACAGCCATCATAACATCTGGATCACCACCAGCTATGGTATTAACAAACTCCAGATTGATTCGCTCAGTGGAAATGTTCACTTTACGAGTTTCGATTCAAATGCGGGAACACTAGACGGCGAATATACAAATCAGGCTGTTTACGAAAGTTTGAGTGGTGACCTTTATTTTGGAGGAATAAATGGATTTAGCGTTTTGAAACCCGGTCGCCTTTTGCAACGCAAGTTGCCGTTTAAGCCTGTTTTTACTAACCTGTTTTTAAAGGGAGAAAAGGTTGAGCTGGGCAAAAATTATGGTGACCGAGTAATTTTAATCAACAGCGCACCCTATGTGAAGAAGATACACCTTAATTATGACCAAAATTTTCTCACCTTCCAGTTTTCAGCGCTTAACTATCAGAATCCCTCCCAAACCTTTTATCGGTATCAACTGGCCGGGATAGACAAGTCCTGGCGCGAAACCTTCAGTCGCAAGGATGATGGTGTAAACGGGCATGGCGTTCTCGAAATATCGTATACCAATCTGCCTCACGGAAGTTATAAGTTAAGGGTAATGGCTTCTAATAACAATGAAGAATGGAATGGGCCGGTTGCTGAACTTGATTTAACGATTAATGCACCCTGGTGGCGAACGTTGCCTGCAATTATTTGTTTCGTAATATTGGCTTCAGTCCTGATCTTAGCAGCAATATTTGCTTATATTTCTCACACCAGAAAATCACTGGAACGCACCCATCGGGAAGAGCTTTTATTGCTCAGAATCCGTAACCTGATTGATCAGCAAAATGTTCTTCTGGCAGAAAAAGAGAACCTCCCTGCAACAGTTGAGGAGCGTATTGACGCTTTGGAAACCAGAGCCGGCCTCAACCAGGCCGAATCTGAATTTTTAGAACGGGCGATGAAGTTGGTGGAATTGAATATTGAGGTTACTGATTATTCTGTAGAGCAGCTCAGTCGTGATCTTAATATGGACCGTACCGGGCTTTATCGCAAACTCATTACACTGCTCGACAAATCACCATCGTTGTTCATCCGCAATGTTCGCCTGGAGAAAGCGGCGCAGTTAATTCTGGAAGGTAAACTCAATATTTCAGAGATCACTGAAAAGGTAGGATTCAGCAGTTCAAGCTATCTGGGTAAATGTTTTTTCGAACAGTATGGCTGCAGGCCTTCGGAGTACGCCCGCAAGATGAAAAATCAACATCATTGA
- a CDS encoding sugar MFS transporter, giving the protein MNENINKSALFNGSCFAVITTAFTFSIRAGILPQLGKQFNLTAEQLGFINSMFFLGFPISMIIGGLVYHSFGPKNIMKAAFVAHTIGIVLTIYAGGYVGLLVSTLFIGFGNGCTEAACNPLIADAYAGPKMNKMLSRFHMWFPGGILIGALISKFMTDFGMGWQAQMWVTMVPTVIYAVLFYGKKFVEPRADGSPSIAENLKAMLNPVFIFLFICMALTAITEFGPNQWVSVIMSNSGASPMLILALTTGLMAVGRFFAGPVVHSLGQTGVLLTSAILAAVGIYMFSSVTGPLAYVATVIFALGVCYFWPVMIGAVAQRVPLSGALGMSIVGGVGMFSTAIFQPFIGSWIDSARAENVALGLKGGALELAAGQDTLVKMIAFPSILVVLFIIFFFWQKNVKTATITAPVH; this is encoded by the coding sequence ATGAACGAAAACATCAACAAAAGTGCTTTATTTAACGGAAGTTGTTTTGCCGTTATTACAACAGCCTTTACCTTCTCCATCAGGGCTGGTATTTTACCCCAGCTGGGCAAACAATTTAACCTCACTGCAGAACAGCTTGGATTTATTAACAGCATGTTCTTTTTAGGATTTCCTATTTCCATGATCATTGGTGGATTAGTGTACCATAGTTTTGGTCCAAAAAATATTATGAAAGCTGCATTTGTAGCCCATACTATCGGTATCGTATTAACCATATATGCCGGAGGATATGTAGGATTACTTGTTTCTACACTCTTTATCGGGTTTGGAAACGGATGTACAGAAGCTGCTTGTAATCCCTTGATTGCTGATGCCTATGCAGGCCCAAAAATGAATAAAATGCTGAGCAGGTTCCACATGTGGTTTCCCGGAGGAATTCTTATTGGAGCCCTTATCTCTAAATTTATGACAGATTTCGGAATGGGATGGCAGGCTCAGATGTGGGTTACCATGGTTCCAACTGTAATATATGCGGTTTTGTTTTATGGGAAAAAATTCGTTGAGCCGAGAGCGGATGGAAGTCCATCAATTGCTGAAAATCTTAAAGCAATGCTTAATCCTGTTTTTATATTCTTGTTTATCTGTATGGCGCTTACTGCAATTACCGAATTTGGCCCTAACCAGTGGGTAAGTGTAATTATGAGTAACAGCGGAGCCAGTCCGATGTTGATTCTTGCGCTAACAACAGGGTTGATGGCAGTAGGTCGATTCTTTGCAGGTCCGGTTGTTCATTCATTAGGTCAAACAGGTGTATTATTAACCTCGGCAATCTTAGCAGCCGTTGGTATTTACATGTTCAGTAGTGTTACAGGGCCTCTTGCCTACGTTGCAACCGTAATATTTGCTTTAGGTGTATGTTATTTCTGGCCAGTGATGATTGGAGCAGTTGCCCAGCGTGTTCCGCTAAGCGGTGCTTTAGGAATGTCGATCGTTGGCGGAGTCGGGATGTTCTCAACTGCCATTTTTCAACCTTTTATCGGAAGCTGGATTGATTCAGCAAGAGCAGAAAATGTAGCACTAGGTTTAAAAGGAGGTGCATTGGAGCTGGCTGCGGGGCAGGATACCCTAGTTAAAATGATTGCTTTTCCCAGCATATTGGTCGTGCTATTCATTATATTTTTCTTTTGGCAAAAAAACGTAAAAACTGCAACAATTACAGCACCTGTACATTGA
- the porV gene encoding type IX secretion system outer membrane channel protein PorV: protein MKIRSTSTPTKKWVLLILIFLHQIVSAQSINGIQTDASARNNIYTAVPFLLITPQPRSGAMGNAGVALDPDANSTVMNTSSLAFLPDGDFGISCSYSPWLKQLAPDMSISYLSGYYRVNQRNTISASLRYFSMGEVNFSDENFQSLGVYSPNEAAFDLGYSLKLGPDFALGGNIRYISSNLFGGGTINGNSGSGKALAVDVSAFQRLDIMLAGTPAVLSFGLNLSNIGTKMTYRNTAQSYFLPANMKLGSALKIGEGQNKLTLLLDFNKLMVPTPPVYDSNGNIIKGRDPDRSVPSGIFGSFSDAPGGFSEELKEVGISTGAEMSFKETLYIRAGYLYQHPEKANTSYLTLGLGIHYSNLSLDFSYLVGSGYNPLRNTLRFGIQTRFSRFK from the coding sequence ATGAAAATACGATCAACCAGTACACCTACAAAAAAGTGGGTATTATTAATTCTGATTTTTTTGCATCAAATAGTGTCCGCGCAGTCCATAAATGGGATACAAACGGATGCTAGCGCAAGGAACAATATTTACACGGCAGTACCATTTTTGTTGATTACGCCACAGCCAAGGTCTGGAGCAATGGGAAACGCCGGGGTTGCCCTTGATCCCGATGCCAATTCGACAGTAATGAATACATCGTCATTGGCATTTCTTCCGGATGGGGATTTCGGTATCTCTTGCTCCTATAGCCCCTGGCTTAAGCAGTTGGCGCCTGATATGAGCATCTCATACCTGAGCGGCTACTATAGAGTGAACCAGCGAAATACCATTTCAGCTTCGCTTAGGTATTTCTCAATGGGAGAAGTTAATTTCAGCGACGAGAATTTTCAGAGTCTCGGTGTTTACAGTCCCAACGAAGCTGCATTTGATCTGGGCTATTCGCTCAAACTTGGCCCTGATTTTGCCCTTGGCGGAAATATACGCTACATCAGCAGCAATCTTTTTGGTGGTGGAACAATTAATGGTAATAGCGGCTCTGGCAAAGCCCTGGCGGTAGATGTTTCTGCTTTTCAGCGATTGGATATCATGCTTGCAGGCACTCCTGCAGTTTTAAGCTTTGGGCTAAACCTGTCTAATATAGGCACAAAAATGACCTACCGGAATACCGCTCAGTCTTATTTCCTCCCGGCCAATATGAAACTAGGATCGGCACTTAAGATCGGTGAAGGACAAAACAAACTTACATTATTGCTTGATTTTAATAAACTGATGGTTCCAACGCCGCCGGTCTATGATTCAAACGGGAATATAATTAAAGGCAGAGACCCGGACCGGTCGGTGCCATCTGGGATTTTTGGCTCTTTCAGTGATGCTCCGGGAGGCTTCAGCGAAGAATTAAAAGAGGTTGGCATATCAACAGGTGCGGAGATGAGTTTCAAGGAGACTTTGTACATTAGGGCCGGCTACCTATACCAGCATCCTGAAAAGGCAAATACTTCTTATCTCACCCTCGGTCTTGGGATTCATTACAGCAATCTTTCCCTTGATTTTTCATACCTGGTAGGCTCAGGTTATAATCCACTTCGCAATACCCTGCGGTTTGGGATACAAACAAGGTTCAGCAGATTTAAGTAA